Within the Cyanobacteriota bacterium genome, the region AGCCCCGCACTAGGGTTGAACGCGGTACTGGTTCCGGGTTTATTATTAACCCCAATGGCTTGATTTTGACCAATGCCCATGTAGTAGCAGGTGCTGATCGGGTTACGGTCTTGCTAAAGGATGGGCGTAGTTTTAATGGCAGAGTTCTTGGTGCCGACCCAGTTACAGATGTGGCTGTAGTCCGGATTGAGGCTAGTGGACTGCCTACTGTGCAGTTGGGCGACTCTGATCGCCTGCGACCTGGGGAATGGGCAATCGCGATCGGCAACCCACTGGGACTAGATAACACTGTGACGGCGGGGATCATTAGTGCCACGGGGCGAACCAGTGCTCAAGTTGGGGTTCCTGATAAGCGCGTTGGGTTCATTCAAACTGATGCGGCGATTAATCCTGGCAACTCCGGCGGTCCCCTGTTAAATCAACGGGGAGAAGTGATTGGTATGAATACAGCCATCATTGGTGGTGCCCAAGGTCTAGGCTTTGCTATCCCCATTAATACTGCTCGTCGCATTGCCGACCAACTGATTGCCTCTGGCAAGGTTGACCATCCCTTCTTGGGCATTCAAATGGCGACCTTGACTCCTGATCTAGTGCAAGAAATTAATCGCAGCTCAGGTAACCGTGTCCGGCTGCAAGATAGCGAG harbors:
- a CDS encoding trypsin-like peptidase domain-containing protein produces the protein MTTSPRKKPVAVWQRAFAYIIPMMLGAGLVVVGDRYLIPNPAKPSVTAQVLPVAPDSTNFIAAAVERTGPAVVRINASRTVTTRVPDVFNDPFFREFFGFDPSMQPRTRVERGTGSGFIINPNGLILTNAHVVAGADRVTVLLKDGRSFNGRVLGADPVTDVAVVRIEASGLPTVQLGDSDRLRPGEWAIAIGNPLGLDNTVTAGIISATGRTSAQVGVPDKRVGFIQTDAAINPGNSGGPLLNQRGEVIGMNTAIIGGAQGLGFAIPINTARRIADQLIASGKVDHPFLGIQMATLTPDLVQEINRSSGNRVRLQDSEGVLIIQVVPNSPAARSGLRPGDVIKRIDGRAVTDANQVQRAVEASSIGGRLQVEIRRDGQLITVPVQPGAFPTNTAQN